A section of the Humulus lupulus chromosome 2, drHumLupu1.1, whole genome shotgun sequence genome encodes:
- the LOC133816897 gene encoding protein SIEVE ELEMENT OCCLUSION B-like, which translates to MLNAVQGVVSKVESAVSHGHHHIEGEATNIFTMSDEKIIDLVYGTHVHAEKSFDEDSLFVVVENVLMRSSQIIDKIVQGVHVHVDNIEEKHSKGNLSVPLCTLKAINNELSCKAPNEETAHETTLAILNKLSNYTWEAKAVLALAAFAFEFGDFWLIAHHYHSDPLAKKLGLLKRVPGLIMTSELQKRRQTILELNSLIKLTMRVIAIFDEFEKLSIGYDLKYIPGLSIALDHMPLYVYWVILTIAACATKLGILISDEPDRAYDLSPYSQKISFIFNQLTMQLNVCRRQLAEAEAYRRLCKLILIPTEIMEIFKALVFYKFDVGKPLIDGSTNRTVNIDVLRRKNVFMLFAGLDITEEDISILKPVYDLVSKKEKSYTIVWIPIVEQWTDELKKKYEILRTKMPWYSLQLFSPLAGIRFIKEHWQYKGKPMLVVTTPQGKVENLNALHLIRVWGLKAFPFDKKAEEIIAKERHWIGSVLNNAHPTTGTLMKEEKYIFLYGGKDNDFIQTFTKNVTALQSDPFIKGAKINIELFCVGKTAKGGEDHGILTRFWTGIESLFFTKDHKELDPVTQEIQKLLSYKNESGWAVLSKGSAVVTTGHGSAFLKVIEDFEQWKEVIKVKGFEVAFKEFHTQVTHTIRPCCRLDVPTLGGKAPDRMKCPECTRTMETYISYKCCHIDGPLIAHH; encoded by the exons ATGTTGAACGCAGTCCAAGGTGTCGTTTCGAAAGTGGAGAGTGCCGTTTCTCATGGGCACCATCACATTGAGGGCGAGGCCACGAACATCTTCACCATGTCTGATGAGAAAATCATTGACCTTGTCTATGGCACTCATGTCCATGCTGAAAAATCTTTCGACGAAGACTCTCTTTTCGTCGTCGTCGAAAACGTTCTTATGCGTTCCTCCCAAATTATTGACAAAATTGTGCAG GGAGTTCACGTTCATGTGGACAATATTGAGGAGAAGCACAGCAAAGGTAACCTGAGTGTTCCCCTGTGCACGCTCAAGGCCATCAACAACGAG CTCTCATGCAAAGCTCCGAACGAGGAAACTGCACACGAGACAACACTAGCGATTCTTAACAAACTGTCAAACTATACGTGGGAAGCAAAGGCCGTTTTGGCACTTGCGGCTTTCGCATTTGAATTTGGGGACTTCTGGCTAATCGCCCATCATTACCATTCGGACCCACTAGCCAAAAAATTGGGGCTCCTCAAAAGAGTGCCTGGACTAATCATGACTTCTGAGCTCCAGAAACGCCGGCAAACAATTCTTGAGCTCAACAGCCTCATTAAGCTCACCATGCGAGTCATCGCAATCTTTGATGAGTTTGAGAAGCTCTCTATTGGTTATGACCTCAAGTACATTCCCGGATTGTCCATTGCCTTGGACCATATGCCACTCTATGTCTATTGGGTTATTCTAACTATTGCAGCATGTGCTACCAAGCTCGGCATTCTCATAAGTGATGA GCCGGACAGAGCATATGATTTGTCTCCCTATTCACAAAAAATCAGCTTCATCTTCAACCAGCTCACTATGCAGCTGAATGTTTGCAGAAGACAACTTG CGGAGGCTGAGGCTTACAGGAGGCTCTGTAAGCTTATCCTTATTCCAACTGAAATCATGGAGATTTTCAAGGCTTTGGTGTTTTACAAATTTGATGTTGGGAAGCCACTAATTGATGGTTCTACAAACAGAACG GTGAACATTGATGTGCTGAGGAGGAAGAATGTATTCATGTTATTTGCTGGCCTAGACATAACAGAAGAAGATATTTCCATTCTCAAACCAGTTTACGACTTAGTATCAAAGAAGGAAAAAAGCTACACAATTGTATGGATTCCCATTGTGGAGCAGTGGACCGATGAGCTAAAGAAGAAGTATGAGATTTTGCGGACCAAGATGCCATGGTACAGTTTGCAGCTATTTTCTCCACTCGCAGGAATTAGATTCATCAAGGAACATTGGCAATACAAGGGCAAGCCTATGTTGGTGGTGACTACCCCTCAAGGGAAGGTGGAGAATCTCAATGCACTTCATCTTATTCGTGTGTGGGGTCTCAAGGCCTTTCCTTTTGATAAGAAAGCTGAGGAAATCATCGCCAAGGAAAGACATTGGATTGGTTCTGTTCTCAACAACGCCCACCCAACTACAGGCACTCTG ATGAAAGAGGAGAAGTACATCTTCTTATATGGAGGAAAAGACAATGATTTCATCCAAACATTCACCAAGAATGTAACTGCTCTTCAGAGTGATCCCTTCATCAAGGGTGCGAAAATCAACATCGAACTGTTCTGCGTGGGAAAGACAGCCAAAGGAGGAGAAGACCATGGCATTCTAACTCGGTTCTGGACTGGAATAGAGAGCTTGTTCTTCACTAAGGATCACAAGGAACTTGACCCGGTGACTCAAGAGATCCAAAAGCTTCTTTCTTACAAGAACGAGAGTGGTTGGGCTGTTCTTAGCAAAGGGTCTGCGGTGGTGACAACCGGCCATGGCTCAGCTTTTCTGAAGGTAATTGAGGACTTTGAACAGTGGAAGGAAGTCATTAAGGTGAAGGGCTTCGAGGTTGCTTTCAAAGAGTTTCACACACAGGTCACTCACACTATTCGCCCTTGCTGCCGGCTTGATGTCCCTACCCTTGGCGGAAAGGCCCCAGATAGAATGAAATGCCCAGAATGCACTCGCACCATGGAGACTTACATTAGTTATAAGTGTTGCCACATTGATGGTCCTCTCATTGCTCATCACTAA